In a single window of the Dysgonomonas mossii genome:
- a CDS encoding DUF4141 domain-containing protein, with protein sequence MKSKIFMLCVSLVLFTSNISAQWTVWDPSNFTQSIVNTSKQIVQTSSTASNMAKNFQEVQKVYNQGKQYYDALKAVNGLVKDAKKVQRTILMVGEISDIYVHSFQKMLSDPNYSIEELNAIANGYTRLLEQSNDVLTELKGVVNISTLSLSDKDRIDVVNSCYDAMLDYRNLVRYYTNKNIGVSYLRAKKKGETARVNALYGNPSDRYW encoded by the coding sequence ATGAAATCAAAAATCTTCATGTTGTGCGTAAGTCTTGTGCTTTTCACTTCAAATATATCCGCTCAATGGACTGTCTGGGACCCGAGTAATTTTACCCAGAGCATTGTCAATACCAGTAAGCAGATCGTGCAGACCTCTTCGACTGCCAGTAATATGGCCAAAAATTTTCAGGAAGTTCAAAAGGTTTATAATCAAGGTAAACAATACTACGATGCACTCAAAGCCGTGAACGGATTAGTCAAAGATGCAAAAAAGGTACAAAGAACAATACTGATGGTCGGTGAAATATCCGACATCTATGTACACAGCTTTCAAAAGATGCTGTCCGATCCCAATTACTCTATTGAAGAACTCAATGCCATAGCCAATGGCTATACCCGCCTGTTGGAACAAAGTAATGATGTGTTGACCGAGTTAAAAGGAGTGGTTAATATCAGCACACTTTCTCTTTCGGATAAAGACCGTATCGATGTGGTGAATTCCTGTTATGATGCAATGCTTGATTACCGGAACCTAGTTCGATATTATACAAACAAGAACATCGGAGTTTCTTACTTGCGTGCCAAGAAGAAAGGGGAAACAGCTCGTGTAAATGCTTTATACGGCAATCCTTCGGATCGTTATTGGTAA
- a CDS encoding fimbrillin family protein, whose protein sequence is MKKFFFLTAIAVSLFSFNSCSNDDDPVTPTGGDAVLKIQAGISAIDVISTKASVVSAFPEGTNIGLFVTSGSLGDNNNSYKENNNAVSVFRQGIWYQTPEIRLTGDNATVYAYYPYSSNNTDGRSIFVDHATQQDYMYGTHTPGQSAINKDNPDVALTMKHAMALVQFNISKFNYPWSGKLTRIEIANADKKTIIYNEGTMDISTGIIKNTEGKNRPATLQTYSDVHPLLTIPEKPSQSEADFLKVFVLPVSSTGAEGDVVFKFTIDERIYTWKVPAKTAWKGGTKNTYTVTISGSSLKIGNVNISDWTGGISANLIITD, encoded by the coding sequence ATGAAAAAGTTCTTTTTTCTGACAGCCATTGCTGTCTCTCTATTTAGTTTCAACAGTTGCAGTAACGATGATGATCCGGTAACTCCGACAGGTGGAGATGCCGTTCTAAAAATTCAGGCAGGCATCTCAGCAATAGATGTTATCAGTACAAAGGCATCCGTTGTATCCGCATTTCCTGAAGGAACAAATATCGGTTTGTTTGTTACATCGGGTAGCCTTGGGGATAACAACAATTCGTACAAAGAAAATAACAATGCGGTCTCTGTTTTCAGACAGGGAATCTGGTATCAAACACCCGAGATCAGGCTAACAGGAGATAATGCCACTGTCTATGCTTATTATCCATACAGTAGTAACAATACTGATGGTAGGTCTATTTTTGTGGATCATGCTACCCAACAGGATTATATGTATGGAACGCATACTCCGGGACAATCTGCCATCAACAAGGATAATCCGGACGTAGCACTAACGATGAAGCATGCAATGGCTTTGGTGCAGTTTAATATCAGTAAGTTCAATTATCCATGGTCTGGAAAACTTACCCGTATTGAAATAGCTAATGCCGATAAGAAAACGATAATATACAACGAAGGGACAATGGATATCTCAACCGGTATTATCAAGAATACTGAAGGAAAGAATAGACCTGCTACTTTGCAAACTTATTCGGATGTTCATCCGCTTCTGACTATTCCTGAAAAACCGTCCCAATCGGAAGCTGACTTTCTGAAAGTCTTTGTCCTTCCTGTAAGTTCAACAGGTGCTGAAGGAGATGTTGTTTTTAAGTTTACGATCGATGAACGGATCTATACATGGAAAGTTCCTGCAAAAACGGCTTGGAAAGGTGGAACTAAAAATACCTATACAGTAACAATAAGTGGTTCAAGCCTGAAGATCGGAAATGTAAATATTTCGGATTGGACAGGTGGTATTTCGGCAAACCTAATCATTACCGACTAA
- a CDS encoding TraG family conjugative transposon ATPase: MRNTLKAATLESKFPILAVEHDCILSKDADVTVAYKVELPELFTVTSAEYEAIHAAWAKAIKVLPNYSVIHKQDWFIEEDYTPELNKEDISFLSRSFERHFNERPFLNHTSYLFLTKTTKERTRQQSSFNALTRGFIVPKEMQDRETAQKFLESVEQFERIINDSGFIRLVRLTTDQIVGTAGQAGILEKYFSLSQEDTTCLKDMDLAAGEMKIGDKRLCLHTLSDAEDLPGKVETDSRYERLSTDRSDCRLSFAAPIGVLLTCNHIVNQYIFIDDHAANLKQFEKQARNMHSLSRYSRSNQINKQWIEEYLNDAHSFGLTSVRSHVNVMAWSEDKEELSRIKNDVGSQLALMECKPRHNTVDTPTLFWAGIPGNQGDFPFEESFYSFIEQALCFFVEETNYKSSPSPFGIKMVDRVTGKPLHVDISDLPMKKGIITNRNKFVLGPSGSGKSFFMNHLVRQYWEQGTHVVLVDTGNSYQGLCEMIRSKTKGEDGIYFTYTEEKPISFNPFYTEDNQFDVEKKDSLKTLLLTLWKSEDDRISKTESGELGSAVDEYIKKIQTDRSVVPSFNTFYEFMRDEYKVALREREIEVSKADFNIDNLLTTLRQYYRGGRFDFLLNSDKELDLLNKRFIVFEIDAIKENRDLFPVVTIIIMEAFINKMRRLKGIRKQLIVEEAWKALSSPNMAEYLKYLYKTVRKFFGEAIVVTQEVDDIISSPIVKEAIINNSDCKILLDQRKYMNKFDSIQDLLGLTEKEKAQILSINMSNNPSRIYKEVWIGLGGMQSAVYATEVSPSEYYTYTTEETEKLQVQRLSEKLGGNIEQAIKLITSDK, encoded by the coding sequence ATGAGAAATACACTAAAAGCTGCAACCCTCGAAAGCAAGTTTCCCATACTGGCAGTAGAACACGACTGTATCCTGAGTAAAGATGCAGACGTTACCGTCGCCTACAAGGTTGAACTTCCCGAACTGTTTACCGTAACAAGTGCAGAGTATGAAGCGATCCATGCAGCCTGGGCAAAAGCCATTAAGGTATTACCTAACTACTCTGTGATTCATAAACAGGACTGGTTTATCGAAGAAGACTATACGCCCGAGCTAAATAAGGAAGACATTAGTTTCCTGTCCCGCAGCTTTGAACGTCACTTCAATGAACGTCCGTTTCTAAATCACACATCTTATCTGTTCCTGACCAAGACGACCAAAGAACGTACACGCCAGCAAAGCAGTTTCAATGCTTTAACCCGTGGCTTTATCGTACCGAAGGAAATGCAGGACAGGGAAACGGCTCAGAAATTTCTGGAATCAGTCGAACAGTTTGAGCGGATCATTAATGACAGTGGATTTATCAGGCTGGTACGATTAACTACCGATCAGATTGTAGGCACAGCAGGTCAGGCAGGCATTCTCGAAAAGTATTTCTCTCTATCGCAGGAAGATACCACCTGTCTGAAAGATATGGATCTGGCAGCAGGTGAAATGAAGATCGGTGATAAACGCTTATGTCTGCATACTTTATCCGATGCCGAAGACCTACCCGGTAAAGTGGAAACAGATAGCCGCTATGAAAGACTTTCGACAGATAGAAGCGACTGCCGCCTATCTTTTGCTGCTCCCATCGGAGTATTACTGACCTGTAACCACATTGTCAATCAGTATATCTTTATTGATGACCATGCGGCAAACTTAAAGCAGTTTGAAAAGCAAGCCCGTAATATGCACTCACTATCCCGATACAGCCGTTCGAACCAAATTAATAAGCAGTGGATCGAAGAATACCTGAATGACGCCCACAGTTTTGGTTTAACCTCTGTTCGCAGCCATGTTAATGTGATGGCGTGGAGTGAAGATAAAGAAGAGTTATCCCGAATCAAAAACGATGTGGGTAGTCAGTTAGCTCTGATGGAATGTAAGCCACGGCACAATACTGTTGATACACCGACTTTGTTCTGGGCAGGGATTCCGGGTAATCAGGGTGATTTTCCTTTTGAAGAATCTTTCTACTCTTTTATCGAACAGGCTTTATGCTTCTTTGTAGAAGAAACAAACTACAAGAGTTCACCTTCTCCTTTCGGTATTAAGATGGTAGACCGAGTAACAGGCAAGCCGCTTCATGTGGATATATCCGACTTACCCATGAAAAAAGGAATCATCACTAACCGTAACAAATTTGTATTAGGTCCATCAGGTAGTGGGAAGTCTTTCTTTATGAATCACCTCGTCCGCCAATACTGGGAACAGGGTACACATGTTGTCTTAGTCGATACGGGTAATTCTTATCAGGGCTTGTGCGAAATGATCCGCAGTAAGACCAAAGGAGAAGATGGTATCTACTTCACGTATACTGAAGAAAAGCCGATCTCATTCAATCCTTTCTACACCGAAGATAATCAGTTCGATGTAGAGAAAAAGGATAGTTTGAAAACCTTGTTGCTGACTCTCTGGAAAAGTGAAGACGATAGAATCTCCAAGACTGAAAGCGGAGAACTGGGTAGTGCTGTCGATGAGTATATCAAAAAGATACAAACTGACCGAAGTGTTGTTCCAAGCTTCAACACTTTCTATGAGTTTATGCGGGATGAGTATAAAGTAGCCCTGAGAGAAAGGGAAATTGAAGTAAGCAAGGCTGATTTTAATATAGATAATCTGCTTACCACACTCCGTCAATACTATCGGGGTGGCCGCTTTGACTTCCTCCTGAACTCGGACAAGGAACTGGACTTATTGAACAAACGCTTTATCGTCTTCGAAATCGATGCTATTAAGGAGAATCGCGACCTTTTTCCGGTGGTAACCATAATCATTATGGAAGCATTTATTAACAAGATGCGCCGATTGAAAGGTATCCGAAAACAGCTGATTGTGGAAGAGGCATGGAAGGCTCTGTCTTCTCCCAATATGGCTGAGTATCTGAAGTATTTGTATAAAACCGTTCGTAAGTTCTTCGGTGAAGCAATTGTTGTGACACAGGAGGTAGACGATATTATTTCATCTCCGATTGTAAAAGAAGCTATCATCAATAACTCCGATTGTAAGATACTGCTCGACCAACGAAAGTATATGAACAAGTTCGATTCGATACAGGACTTATTAGGTTTGACTGAGAAAGAAAAAGCTCAGATACTTTCCATCAATATGTCTAACAATCCAAGCCGTATTTATAAAGAAGTATGGATCGGACTGGGTGGTATGCAATCGGCAGTCTATGCCACTGAAGTTAGCCCGTCCGAGTATTACACCTATACCACCGAAGAAACAGAGAAGCTACAGGTGCAGAGGCTATCGGAAAAGCTAGGCGGGAATATCGAGCAGGCTATCAAGCTAATCACTTCTGATAAGTAG
- a CDS encoding DUF4133 domain-containing protein gives MAEYSINKGIGKPAEFRGLKSQYLFIFAGGLLGVFIVFVIMYMIGISQVICIGFGVITAGTLVWGTFHLNDKYGEHGLMKLQAMRNHPRYIINRRRIIQLISRIKRKGESA, from the coding sequence ATGGCAGAATATTCAATCAACAAAGGAATCGGCAAGCCTGCTGAATTTCGGGGACTCAAAAGTCAATACCTTTTCATTTTCGCAGGTGGACTCTTAGGTGTATTTATTGTCTTTGTGATTATGTATATGATCGGGATCAGTCAGGTTATTTGTATCGGTTTTGGTGTAATCACTGCCGGAACATTGGTTTGGGGAACATTCCATCTGAATGACAAATACGGAGAACACGGTCTTATGAAATTGCAGGCTATGCGTAATCACCCCAGATATATTATCAACCGCAGACGGATAATCCAGCTGATTTCAAGAATAAAGAGGAAAGGAGAAAGCGCATGA
- a CDS encoding DUF4134 domain-containing protein, with protein sequence MYKKVSFFVAMLMAASASVFAQGNGMQGITDATNMVTSYFDPATKLIYAIGAVVGLIGGVKVYSKFSSGDPDTSKTAASWFGACIFLIVAATILRSFFL encoded by the coding sequence ATGTACAAAAAAGTTTCATTTTTTGTAGCCATGCTAATGGCTGCATCAGCCTCTGTATTTGCCCAAGGGAACGGTATGCAGGGTATCACCGATGCCACTAATATGGTCACCTCTTACTTCGACCCCGCCACCAAACTTATCTATGCTATCGGTGCTGTTGTCGGACTGATCGGAGGAGTAAAAGTGTATTCCAAGTTCAGCTCCGGTGATCCGGACACATCTAAGACTGCCGCTTCGTGGTTCGGAGCATGTATCTTCCTGATCGTGGCTGCCACTATCCTCCGCTCATTCTTCTTATAG
- a CDS encoding DUF3408 domain-containing protein: MANKEKEYEIDEDFLLASIGDHKEGKPPLKKEEAIADDKPIKPKDSSANSKRNKRNSNTEDYEELFLCRNEIRQRQGVYISQSVHQTIMQIVKQIAGNDVSVGGYIDNVLKHHLGKYKDEINSLYKQDRTNLID, from the coding sequence ATGGCTAACAAGGAGAAAGAATATGAAATTGATGAAGATTTCCTACTGGCATCTATCGGAGATCACAAAGAAGGGAAACCGCCTCTAAAAAAAGAAGAAGCTATAGCTGATGACAAACCTATAAAACCCAAAGACAGCAGTGCGAACAGCAAACGGAATAAACGAAATAGTAATACGGAAGATTATGAAGAGCTCTTTTTATGCCGCAATGAGATACGCCAGCGACAGGGAGTCTATATCAGTCAATCGGTACACCAGACTATTATGCAGATTGTAAAACAGATAGCAGGAAATGATGTATCTGTTGGCGGATACATAGACAATGTGCTGAAACATCATCTTGGAAAATACAAGGATGAAATAAACTCTTTGTATAAACAAGACCGAACCAATTTAATAGATTAA
- a CDS encoding ParA family protein, with protein sequence MKGKTLFIAISTQKGGAGKTALTVLLSSYLHYSRGYNVAVVDCDYPQYSINGMRLRDKQSVTEDPYYKSLFYKQCKSLNKKAYPIEVSRTPEAIETAERIIKDSEVPLDFIFFDLPGTMNAKGVLSTLAQMDHIFTPITADRMVLESSLEYAGLINEQIITTGKGNIKSLYLLWNIVDGRESNHLYGVYEQVIAELGLQVMKSFVPDAKRFRHEITTEHKPIFRSTLLPVDKRLIQGSNLDQVADEFLSIVKGGANG encoded by the coding sequence ATGAAAGGAAAAACATTATTTATTGCTATCTCTACTCAAAAGGGAGGAGCCGGAAAAACAGCATTGACCGTATTACTTTCCAGTTATCTGCATTACTCACGAGGCTACAATGTCGCTGTTGTAGATTGTGATTATCCGCAATACAGCATCAATGGAATGCGATTGAGGGATAAGCAGTCTGTAACGGAAGATCCGTATTATAAATCTCTCTTTTACAAGCAATGTAAAAGCCTGAATAAAAAGGCTTATCCTATTGAAGTCAGCAGAACACCTGAGGCCATTGAAACAGCAGAGCGGATTATCAAGGATTCGGAAGTTCCATTGGATTTTATCTTCTTCGATCTGCCCGGAACAATGAATGCCAAGGGCGTATTGAGTACCCTTGCTCAAATGGACCATATCTTCACTCCGATAACAGCGGATCGTATGGTTCTGGAAAGTTCACTGGAATATGCCGGACTGATCAATGAGCAGATCATAACCACAGGTAAAGGTAATATCAAAAGCCTGTATCTATTATGGAATATAGTCGATGGACGGGAAAGTAATCATCTGTATGGTGTTTATGAGCAAGTCATAGCAGAATTAGGGCTACAGGTTATGAAATCCTTTGTTCCTGATGCCAAACGCTTCCGTCATGAGATAACAACAGAACATAAACCGATTTTTCGCTCTACATTACTTCCTGTTGATAAACGACTTATTCAAGGAAGTAATCTGGATCAGGTAGCCGATGAATTCCTATCTATCGTGAAGGGAGGTGCTAATGGCTAA
- the mobA gene encoding conjugal transfer protein MobA, giving the protein MIPDNQLNKRKGGRNPKNDPAKNRYVIYLNNVDNNRFLSMFEQSGESVKAHFITSCIFNRPIKVVKIDKGVQDYYMRLTTFFGQYRAIGTNYNQIVKALKSNFAEKKALAFLYKLEKVTLELVTLQKQMMDLTDEFEQRYSHLWLQK; this is encoded by the coding sequence ATGATACCAGATAATCAATTAAACAAGCGAAAAGGAGGACGGAATCCTAAAAATGATCCTGCAAAAAATAGATATGTTATCTATTTGAATAATGTCGATAATAACCGTTTTTTATCCATGTTTGAGCAATCGGGAGAAAGTGTAAAAGCGCATTTTATAACCTCATGCATCTTTAATAGACCGATTAAGGTGGTCAAGATTGACAAAGGAGTACAGGATTATTATATGCGTTTGACAACTTTTTTTGGACAGTATCGTGCTATCGGGACAAATTATAATCAAATAGTGAAAGCTTTAAAATCGAATTTTGCGGAGAAAAAGGCGTTGGCTTTTCTCTATAAACTGGAAAAAGTAACACTTGAATTGGTCACTTTACAAAAACAGATGATGGACCTGACAGATGAATTTGAACAGAGATATAGCCATCTATGGTTGCAAAAATAA
- the mobB gene encoding conjugal transfer protein MobB produces the protein MVAKISKGSSLQGALLYNQEKVKEQQAEVLFSNRIILNKDGSLSMYLANQSFAPYLNANQNTEKTVSHISINPHPDDVVCDEMYREIAQTYMQKLGYGNQPYIVYKHEDLDRKHIHIVTINIDENGKKVDDSFEKRRSKDITRELEKFYNLHPAEKKKKQSEELPTLKRVDYQSGDIKKQISSISKSLIKNYRFQSVNEFRALLSLYGVTVEEVKGDIKGKNYSGLVYSAIDEKGEKVGNPIKASVISKSVGYGALQNRLEYSVKYMKEQKVFESPKLIVGSAISNYTDKQTFLNDLAKNNINIIFRENTEGRIYGATFIDHQSRCVFNGSKMGKEFSANIFNELFKSDTTNTPPLIINPTDNTTKGSNADNLIDSFTENTEYNNRQEDSTIDLSLLEQHGTDYAEEAFTRRMKIEEKRRKRGL, from the coding sequence ATGGTTGCAAAAATAAGTAAGGGAAGTTCATTGCAAGGGGCTTTATTATATAATCAGGAGAAGGTAAAAGAGCAACAGGCGGAGGTCCTTTTTAGCAATAGGATCATATTGAATAAAGATGGATCACTGAGTATGTATCTGGCAAACCAATCATTTGCCCCATACCTGAATGCCAACCAGAATACAGAGAAAACAGTTTCACATATATCAATCAATCCACATCCCGATGACGTTGTCTGTGATGAGATGTATCGTGAAATTGCTCAAACCTATATGCAAAAATTAGGTTATGGAAATCAACCCTATATCGTTTATAAGCACGAAGATTTAGACCGAAAACATATTCATATCGTGACAATCAATATAGACGAAAATGGTAAAAAGGTCGATGACTCTTTTGAAAAGAGACGCTCTAAAGATATTACCCGTGAATTGGAAAAATTTTATAATCTGCATCCTGCAGAGAAGAAGAAAAAACAATCCGAAGAGCTACCAACACTAAAGCGGGTAGATTATCAATCGGGAGATATAAAGAAACAAATCTCTAGCATCTCAAAATCTCTCATTAAAAATTATCGTTTCCAATCGGTAAATGAATTCCGTGCTTTATTATCCCTTTATGGAGTAACAGTAGAGGAAGTCAAAGGGGACATAAAAGGTAAGAATTATTCAGGTTTGGTATATTCAGCTATAGATGAGAAAGGAGAAAAGGTCGGAAATCCTATCAAAGCGTCTGTTATCAGCAAAAGTGTGGGATATGGTGCATTACAAAATCGGTTGGAGTATTCAGTAAAGTATATGAAAGAACAAAAGGTATTTGAATCCCCGAAGTTGATTGTTGGTTCGGCAATAAGTAACTATACCGATAAGCAGACTTTTCTAAATGATTTGGCAAAAAATAATATCAATATAATATTTCGGGAAAATACAGAAGGTCGTATTTATGGTGCAACTTTTATAGATCATCAGAGCAGATGTGTATTCAATGGCTCTAAAATGGGGAAAGAGTTTTCTGCTAACATTTTTAATGAATTATTTAAGAGTGATACTACAAATACACCTCCGCTTATCATAAATCCAACAGACAATACAACGAAAGGATCTAATGCTGATAATCTAATAGACAGCTTTACCGAAAACACCGAATACAATAATAGACAGGAAGATTCGACAATAGATCTTTCTTTATTGGAACAGCATGGGACAGACTATGCTGAAGAGGCTTTTACTCGTAGAATGAAGATAGAAGAAAAAAGACGTAAACGAGGATTATAG
- a CDS encoding BACON domain-containing protein — MKNIILLLSVLFMFSFVACDDKNDDGDFYIKFDKKEVKLNAIEGTSEIIEISSSSTWSLDTELPDWIGISDFVGDESPMSITITANRNDNMEKREATLIFHNSDDIKQSIKIIQLGLADSDPFIELSEKSMDLAIDGAAKSIDLTTNVSWEITSVPTWLVISSKSGDKSTRITIGAEENDQIKAREATLTFSSKDGKVKGQLSIYQTGREDIIQSPFLPIFHYSVFSNTNNGHYNVTTENLFVNATLRDKIYLGNLMENKTEIYPSFPIPTGYTFNPISAITTQVVNPTSRTFVPSFQEQEAFGQEATANPPRENASLTHDYFNPTSYPTHRVLYSIGWANMGIALDKIVSGVSYKEQEMTKKNGMIFSFKHTLFTFVMDYPQKLIKEELRDADKGKNLSYINYMEYGKVGLLIVESDAKYDRMRDAVRSVLIGEENSIHQAEFDALIEAADISYVYFNNKNEVQLNKNKKDAIKAYKTALSNKKDKENIYPIGFTLQNFGNHTADKIIYSFDALK; from the coding sequence ATGAAAAATATAATACTACTACTATCCGTACTATTCATGTTCTCCTTTGTTGCTTGTGATGATAAAAATGATGATGGAGATTTCTATATTAAATTTGATAAGAAGGAAGTAAAGTTAAACGCAATAGAAGGTACATCTGAAATAATCGAAATTTCTTCCAGTTCTACCTGGAGTCTGGATACAGAACTTCCTGATTGGATTGGTATCAGTGATTTTGTGGGAGATGAATCGCCGATGAGTATTACTATTACCGCAAACAGAAACGATAATATGGAAAAGAGAGAAGCTACTCTGATTTTTCATAATAGCGATGATATTAAGCAGTCAATAAAAATCATTCAACTAGGTTTAGCTGATTCTGATCCCTTTATAGAACTAAGCGAAAAAAGTATGGATCTAGCTATTGACGGAGCTGCTAAATCTATCGATCTTACCACGAATGTGTCTTGGGAAATAACCTCTGTTCCAACATGGTTGGTGATATCCTCTAAATCAGGAGATAAATCAACTCGAATCACTATCGGTGCAGAAGAAAATGACCAAATAAAAGCAAGAGAAGCGACACTCACTTTTAGCTCTAAAGATGGGAAAGTAAAAGGTCAGTTAAGTATTTATCAGACTGGACGGGAAGATATTATACAGAGTCCCTTTCTTCCTATTTTTCACTATTCCGTATTTTCTAACACCAACAATGGGCATTATAATGTAACTACAGAAAATCTTTTCGTTAACGCAACTCTTCGAGATAAAATATATCTCGGAAATCTGATGGAAAACAAAACTGAAATTTATCCGAGCTTTCCTATACCTACCGGGTATACATTCAATCCTATTAGTGCTATTACAACTCAGGTAGTTAATCCTACAAGTAGAACTTTTGTTCCATCATTTCAAGAACAAGAAGCCTTTGGTCAAGAGGCTACCGCAAATCCTCCTCGTGAAAATGCAAGCCTTACACATGACTACTTTAATCCGACCAGCTATCCTACTCACCGTGTACTTTACTCCATCGGATGGGCCAATATGGGAATTGCTTTGGATAAGATTGTATCGGGGGTATCATATAAAGAACAAGAGATGACTAAGAAAAATGGAATGATCTTCTCTTTCAAACATACACTATTTACGTTTGTAATGGATTATCCTCAAAAATTAATCAAAGAAGAACTAAGGGATGCAGATAAAGGAAAAAATCTGTCATATATTAATTATATGGAATATGGCAAAGTGGGATTACTAATAGTCGAATCGGATGCCAAATATGACCGTATGAGAGATGCAGTACGAAGTGTATTGATAGGAGAAGAGAATAGCATACATCAAGCAGAATTTGATGCTTTGATAGAGGCTGCTGACATCAGCTATGTTTATTTCAATAATAAGAATGAAGTGCAGCTCAACAAAAATAAAAAGGATGCAATCAAAGCTTATAAAACTGCTCTTTCCAACAAAAAAGACAAGGAAAATATTTATCCGATTGGTTTTACATTGCAAAATTTCGGAAATCACACAGCTGATAAAATAATATATTCATTCGATGCCCTGAAATAA